The window gcagggctgggggcacagtggggctgcagcagtgaCCAGGCGCACAGCGGGGCACGGGAGGGATGCAGTGGGGATGCAGTGGGGCACAGTGGGGCACAGTGGGGATGCAGCAGTGGCCAGGAACACAGCAAGGCACAGGAAGGATGCAGTGGAGGGATGCAGTGGGGCGCAGTGGGGATGCAGCGGGGCACAGTGGGGATGCAGAGGGGATGCAGCAGTGGCCAGGGACACAGCGGGGCATGGGAGGGATGCACCAGGAACACAGCAGGGACGCAGCGAGGATGCAGCATGGCCTGGGGGCACAAAGGGGATGCAGCGGGgtgcagcggggccggggctgcagctggcatGCAGCAGGTATGCAGCGGGGATGCAGCAGGGccgggggcgcggcggggccggggtcTCACCTCTCGCAgaaggtgtgcaggcagggcagcacctTGGGGTTGCGGTAGCGGTCGAGACAGATGCTGCACACCAGGAACTGTTTGTCAATCTGCCGCACCACCGGGCTGGCGCTGGCCTCCCGCTTGGCCATGGCGGCGTCCCCACGGCCCCACCGCGCTCAgcctggggacggggacggtcagtggggccggggcagccccacggcacccctcaacccccagccctgcaggatcccGTCCCACGCGCTGAGCACGCAGGAGCCCACTCGCCCCACAGAAGcacccgcagcccccggccccgcacgcTCTGGGGCGCGCAGGGGGGGCTCCCCCGCTCCTGACCATGCCCACGGTCCCTGGGCGCCCGGAGGGAGCCCCacgcctgccccagcccagacCCACAGGCCTCCGCGACCCACACCTCTGCCCCGCACCCCAGTGCGGGGGGCGCAGCACCCTCACCCCATAGCGGTGGACCCCGCGCAAAGCCCCCGCCTGCCCCCACGGCAActcctgccccacggcacccccagcacccccccgccccacagaCCCCGCTGTCCCCCCCCTGTCCCGGGCCGGGgaccccccgcaccccccggcGCCTCCGCGCACCCCGGGACGGGTCCCCGCCCCACGGCGGACACgccgcctgcccccccccccctccgtgCCGTGGGCACCCCGCGGGCCCCTGCGCCCGCCCGGAGCAGGATGGCGGTGCCCCCCGGtacccccccccggccccccggcccggccccgctcacgGCGCTGCGGCGGCCCCGCGCTCcaggccccggcccggccccgccccggccgccaTTGTGCGGCACCGCCCGCCCCGACGGGCCGCCCCCGCGCCGGGACCGGGGCTCCGGGGGGTTCGGGGGCTCCGGgagggggtccggggggggcacgggccggggcgggggggcagtgccggccccggcccggggaGCCGCAGCGGCTGCGGGGCCCCGCCGTGATGCTGCGGGCACGGCCCGGCCGCGCATCCCGCCCCTCCtcgtccccgtgtccccccgcccTGTCCccgtgtcgtgtccccccccacttcccttgtccctgtcccccccgcTCCTGTCTGTCCCCCAACCCCGTGTccttgtccccagccccagccccgtgtcccccacccttcctctccctctccccctcccttgtccttgtgtccccccccccgtccccccgctCCAGCCCATCCAGGCAACCCCCCCACTCGCGACCAGCCGACAtacccccccccaggacccacCGGGGCCGATCCCACCtcatccccctcctccccaccccctgccagacccccccccccggcggtCCTCCCCCCTCATCCCCACGCGTGACACCCGCCCCCTACGCGTGACGCCCCCCCGCGCCAACCCCATCCCCAACCCTGCCATCCCCACGCGTGTCTCACCCCCCACGCAGACCCCTCCTCGCTTCAGCCCACGCCGCGGGCCGGCAGCGCGCAtcctcggcccggcccggctcggctcggcgcgGCAGGGACTGCGCCAGGGATgggcagggaaggcagctgccagACCGGACCGCACCACGGCgaggtgggaaggggggggtcACACTCTTTTTACCCCCCTCGATTGCACGGGACCCCCCCGGCGTGGACCCCCCACTCGGGAACGGCGGCGCGGCAAAGCCGCGCCGCCGTTCCCGAGTGGGGGGTCCAcgccgggggggtcccggggcagAAGAAGAGCGGGGAGAGCAGTACCtaacccccccccagcacaaaTGGTCGGGTCCGGGCTGTGGCTCTGCAGTGGGGGGGGCTCCGGGTGAGCCCCCCCCCTTGCATCCCTGGGGTACCCGGCTGTCGCCACGGCAACCGCATCCCTCCCCGGTCCTGGCAGGTGACAAGTGGAGGGACCAACCCGGGGTCCTGCAAGGACCCAGTGCAAACAGCCAGTGCACGCTTGTGCAAGGGCACAAGTGACAgcgaggagggggggggggggggggaagcggtgACACGCTTTGGGGGGGCACAACTGCACCCCCGAGGGTCTGCGGGGCAGGTGGGAGGAATGGGGTGAGCGGAACCGTGCAAAATTCAGCGAGGGGAAATGCCAAGTGCTGCCAGGGAAGCagagcacccctgggtgctcccCCCAGGATGGGGAAAatgtccgggggggggggggtgggtctGGGTGGGCAGCGAGCAGGACGCCAGGCAccctggcagcaaggagggcCCAGCAGCACCCCGGGGCGGGTGAACGTGGTGTGCCGCCGCCGCAGCCTCGTGTGACGGCAACACACGGCGTGGCCACCGCCGGAGATCCTCAGCGTTTATTGTCACCACGAACCGGAGGGGAAGCAGGGACACAGGGAAGGGTAAAACGTGgccccgggaggggggggggggtgaaagGCAGGACTTGGCCACTCCTcagctgggggggtccctgcgccccttccctcccgccAGGCGCCGGAGGAAGCcgagcagggcagagccctcGGGGGGGACAGccgggggcagctggggggacCCCGGCCCCCTCTGGGCCCCCCTCCACTGGAAGAGGCTGGCCAGGCTGAAGTAGGGCGTGGGGCcagggggggccggggctgtgGCCGCGGGGGGCGGCTCAGGCAGGTCGGGCTCGAGAAGCCCCGCTTGCCCGCTGGCCAGGGCGCTCGGGGAGGGCTGATCACAGCCCCCCACCtcgggcagcgccggggccgTGTGCCGCCgcagcagggccgggggggctgcgggcagccaGGGGGGACCCGGCAGCCCTGGGGGACAGTGGGGGCTCTCGCAGCTGGGGGAACAAGGGGGGTCATCCCCTTGCcgggcagccaggcagggctcAGAGCTGGGGTGCGGGGAGCGGAGGCCGTGCCGGCCGGGCTGCGGCGTGAGCGGGAAGGGTCCAGCCGGCCGCAGCACCCGCGGGGCCGCGTCCCACGTGGAGCACGTGGCGATGGAGCGACGCTTCAGCcgctcctgctccagctgccgcCGCCGGTGCTGCGCCTGCTCCCGCACCCGGTTCTCCTGTGGGGTGGAGGCAGGTCGGGGACGGCCGGCAAAGGGCTGGCGGAGCCGACACCAGCCCCAGGCGTTCCAGGGGCGCAGGAGGCCGGTACCTGCACGGCAGCGAGGAGCCGGCCCGCGAAGCCGTGCAGCACGGCGCACAGCTCCTGCAGGCCGCCGGGCGCTGCATCCTCGCAGAAGAAGTCAAGGGTGGCGTCCGCGGCGCGATGCATCTGCTCCAGCGCGTCCCATGCCCCGCGCAGCTCCTCCTCGGCCTCGCgcaggaagggctgcagctgcgGCCCCAGGCCCTCCATGCCCAGGCCCCGGGCCCCCGACAGCCGCCCCGACAGCCGCTGCAGCTCCCCCTCCACCTCCGCCGCCTCGATCCTGCAGAGACGCGTGGGTCGCCCGTCCCCTCCCACACCACTCCACCATGACCCCCCCC of the Grus americana isolate bGruAme1 chromosome 1, bGruAme1.mat, whole genome shotgun sequence genome contains:
- the LOC129201924 gene encoding FH2 domain-containing protein 1-like — its product is MGSPRRPAPPPPPGPPPAPALPSPPAAAQGGRLRALHWEPVPAARVRGRRSVWAPRAAPPPLDLPRLRLLFREPRGAAPGQRPPPAAALLEPKRSIALGVFLKQVKRPVHQIVRDIQEGVGAPYGAEKLRELSRMLPGAAEVARLRAFPGSPHQLPDPELFMLLLTEVPSYTQRLELLVLKEEFFPRLSALRGSIQTLTDAAVELLECEELHAILHLILSTGNHLNSGGYAGSAVGFRLASLLKLPDTKANEPGMDLLHFVAMEAARAEKNLLDFPGKLRHVGPASRIEAAEVEGELQRLSGRLSGARGLGMEGLGPQLQPFLREAEEELRGAWDALEQMHRAADATLDFFCEDAAPGGLQELCAVLHGFAGRLLAAVQENRVREQAQHRRRQLEQERLKRRSIATCSTWDAAPRVLRPAGPFPLTPQPGRHGLRSPHPSSEPCLAARQGDDPPCSPSCESPHCPPGLPGPPWLPAAPPALLRRHTAPALPEVGGCDQPSPSALASGQAGLLEPDLPEPPPAATAPAPPGPTPYFSLASLFQWRGAQRGPGSPQLPPAVPPEGSALLGFLRRLAGGKGRRDPPS